The nucleotide sequence ACTTCGCCTGGCAGAAGCTTCTGCGAAAGGCTTATTTTATCCCCGAAAGCAAACGGCTCGACGATCTGATGCAGGAATTTCAAAACCGCCGGGTGCACATGGCCATTGTGGTAGACGAGTATGGAGGTACCAATGGGCTGATCACGCTGGAAGACATCATCGAGGAGATATTCGGCGATATCAACGATGAATACGACGAAGCCGAGGAGGTGAATTATACGCAGGTGGATGACAAAACCTACATTTTTGAGGGGAAGGTACTCCTCAATGATTTCTGCAAAATCCTGAGTCTGGAATCAGACTATTTTGAGGACGTGCGCCGGGCAAGTGAATCGCTGGGCGGCCTGTTGCTCGAATTATTTTCGCAACTTCCCCGCACGGGCGAGCAGGTAGCCTACCGGGATCTTACCTTCAAGGTACAGTCGGCCGACAAAAAGCGAATCAAAAAGGTACGGGTGATTGTCGGCTGAGCAAAAGCGTGTAACAGATGGTACAGGCTGATAATTTATTATTTGCATAAACAACAAAAGCCTTTGCCATCTGACAAGTTATTTCTAATTTTGCCCCGCAAATAACTACCGTTTATTTGCAATGAGCAACTACCCAGCCAAAGTCCTCTACGAGGCACTCACCTACGACGACGTTCTGCTATTACCTGCCTATTCGGAGGTACTTCCGCGCGACACCAGCACCGTAACCCAGCTTACCCGCAACATCCGGCTCAATATTCCCCTCATTTCGGCGGCCATGGACACCGTCACGGAATACGAACTCGCCATCGCTATGGCGCAGGAGGGCGGCATCGGCATGATTCACAAAAACATGAGCCTGGAAGCCCAGGCCGAGCAGGTGCGAAAGGTTAAGCGCTCCGAGAGCGGCATGATTCTCGATCCCATTACCCTCCGCGAGGAAGCCAACCTGGGCGATGCCCAGCAAATCATGGGTGAATTCAAGATCGGGGGGATTCCGGTAGTAGACAAGAACCGCAAACTGGTTGGAATACTTACCAACCGCGACCTCCGCTTCCAACGCGACATGAGTCGCCCGGTTACGGAGATTATGACCCGTGAAAACCTCATTACAGCATCGGAAGGCCTTTCACTGGACGACGCCGAGTCTATCCTACAGGAGTACAAGATCGAAAAGCTGCCCATTGTGGATAAAGATTATCGCCTCACGGGCCTTATCACTTACAAAGATATTCTGAAGCGGAAATCGCACCCCAATGCCTGTAAAGACGAGTACGGTCGCCTGCGGGTAGGCGCGGCGGTAGGCGTCACGCCGGATTTGATCCAACGCGTGGAGGCCTTACTGAAAGCAGGAGTGGATGTGGTAAGTCTCGATACCGCCCATGGCCACTCGCGGGGTGTGATTGAAGCGGCCAAATCCATTAAACAGAAATTTCCCGATTTGCAGGTGATCGCCGGCAACATCGCCACGGGCGCAGCAGCTAAGGCGCTGGCCGAAGCGGGCGTGGATGCTGTGAAGGTAGGCGTGGGACCGGGTAGTATCTGCACCACCCGAATCATTGCCGGTATTGGGGTACCTCAGCTGTCGGCCGTTATCGAGGCAGCTGAAGCTTTAAAAGGCACCGGCATCCCCGTCATCGCCGACGGCGGTATCCGCTACTCGGGCGACGTAACCAAAGCGCTGGCTGGTGGCGCCAGCACAGTGATGATCGGCTCCATGTTGGCTGGTACCGACGAGGCGCCGGGCGAAATCGTGATCTACGAAGGACGCAAGTTCAAAGCCTACCGGGGCATGGGTTCAGTGGAGGCGATGGAGGACGGTTCTAAAGACCGTTACTTTCAGGACGCCGAGGACGATGTGAAGAAACTGGTACCTGAAGGCATCGTAGGCAGGGTACCTTTCAAGGGGAAAGTATCCGAAATCCTGTACCAGATCGTGGGGGGTGTGAAGGCAGGAATGGGCTATTGCGGCGCGGGCGACATCCCGGCTTTGCAGGAAGCACAATTTGTAAAAATCACCAGCGCGGGCGTGCGCGAAAGTCACCCGCATGATATTATGATTCAAAAGGAAGCACCGAATTATTCGGCTCGGTAAGTGTTTTCACAATCAAAAAAGCCAGCTATTTTGAATAATAGCTGGCCTTTTTTGTTTTTGGGAAAATAATAACACAACCGTTGGTCCGGCTAAAACCAGCTAATGCTTACCGTTTGACCCTTAGCATTACCATAAACGAAGCCTCCATTGACATCACCATTATCGTATACATTCAAAGAACTGTTGGCATTCTCTGTCGTTACTTTAAAACTACTTATTCGACCCTTTTTGCTTGAGTAATCATTCTCTGAATCTCGAAGGCTGACCTTGGCATCGTAACGATTGTTTTCCTGTACAATTCCATCGTTAATAGCTATCAGTACATTGATGGTGTTGTTATTCTTACGTCGGATTTCCACGGTAGAAGCCTGGGAAGGGCCTCCTTCCAGTAGTGTGCCACCAGGGGTGACGATTTGGTATTGAGCCTCATAGCGGCCAACCAGTTGAGTAGTCAAATCGGGACCGGGGTCTTTTTCCTGTTTACAGGCGATCGAGAAAAAGATAAGGCTGAACAAAACGGCGTAAGTGGAGTTTTTCATAGCCCAATAGATTATGAGTTGATGAGTTTGTATTTTTCTTAAATTTATAAAAAAAATACAATATAATAAATGTTACTCACTATGAAAAACTTACTCTGTACCTTGGCGATAGGTTGTTTTACCTTGCTAAATCCCGTTTTGGCGCAGAGCAAATTATCGGTGTCAATCAATGCAGCACCTACCTTCCAGTATGCCAATACGGAATTAACAGCGAATCTTCCGGGCGAAAATGGCTCCGCAGTACCCGTTGATTTTCATTCCAAGGTGAATGGATATGGCTACATGGTGGGTGTACTGGCCAACTACGGATTTTTCAAGCGACTGTCGGTAGCCACGGGTCTTTGGCTGAACCAGGTCAATTATAGAAAACCCACTGTGACAACCGATCCCGACCTGAACACACTACACCTGGACATTCAGGTACAGACATTGGCTACTAAGACTCGCAGCCTACAGGTACCCTCCTGATTAATTTTCGAAGTTCCGTCAATCGGCTGTCACCTTATTTTACTGCGGGAACTCTCACAACGCTATATTCCACCACGATTTTTGAAGGAAGCAAGGGAAGCAAAAACATGATTGACAAAATCCGGTTTCACCCCATACTGGCGGCGGGTGCCGATTATCGACTGAATGAGCATTTCGATCTGAGTGTTCAACCTACCTTTTTATATTACCTACCCTACCGAAAAGTTATGACCTATAAAAACTACCAGCTGGGATTACAGGGGCAGGTACTTTATCACTTTTAGACAATCTTTATCCTACCTACCCCCCAATCTGCCCGGCCAGAATCTCGATACCTTCCCGGAAACTGTGTGGTTCGTACCCTAGCGTTTTGCGGGGCTTGTCCAGAATAAATCCCGTACGGGCAGGGCGTTTAGCGGGTTGGGTGAAGGTGGTTGAGTCAGCTTCGGCGATGAGAGATTGGTCCAGCCCGAAATAATCGGCCGTCATTATCGCCATTTCGTAAGGCGTCAGCAGGTCTTTGCCCGAAATATTAAAAACCCCTTCGGCTTCTTTTTCCGCGATCAGGTAGCATCCCACGGCCAAATCCTCGGCCAGGGTAGGTGTGCGCCACTGGTCGGTCACGACGTTGATATTTTTGGCTTCCTCCAGCGATTTCTTTACCCACAAAATGATGTTGCTGCGGCTCATGTCATGCGCTATGCCGTACACCAGCACCGTGCGGGCAATGGCCCAGCGGATGGGGGCAGCAAACGCTCCGGAGTTGATCAGTACCTTCTCGGCGGCGTATTTGCTCCAGCCATAAAAGCTTAACGGATTGGCCTCGGCCTCTTCGTCGTAGGGACCTTCGGCGCCGTCGAAAATAAAATCGGTAGAAAGGTGTAACAGGAACGTATCCTGTTCCCGGCAAGCCTCCACCAGGTACTCCACAGCCTTGACATTTTGGGCCCAGCAAGCCTCCTTCTCACTCTCGCACTGATCCACATTGGTCATGGCAGCGGTATGAATCACTACGTCGGGTCGGGTCAATTCCAGCACCTCACGGACTTGTGCTGCCTCCGTGATGTCCAGCGGATAATACTCGTAGCCTTCGACAAACGGCAGGCGATTGTCGCCCCGGGCGGTGGCGATGAGCTGAATGCCCGGCTTTTGAATTAATAACTCAACGAGTTTCTGGCCCAGTAAGCCATTAGAACCGGTAATAAGAATGCGCTTTTTATTCAAAACGAGGAGTTATAAAAGGTGAAAAGTGGTAGGAGGCGGACCGTATTCAGCGCCCCGGCCGTCGAATCGAAGAGCTGTCAGCTTCTTTTGAGAAAATCACTCGAATGAGTACCCATACTTCTTGGTAATCTTTTTCTTCTTCATCTGCTCCACCGATACCTTCATCGGAACGTCTTTCAAAGGTCGGTCGCGCGCATCGCGGGGCTTTGCTGCGATAGAATCGATAACGGCCAGTCCGTCAATTACTTGCCCGAACACCGTGTAGCCCCCATCCAGGTGCGGGGTACCTCCTAGGGTTTCATATGTCTTTTTCTGGGCTTCGGTAGGTTTGCGGGGGGTACCATCCTTACCTACCACGCGTGCCAGTTGCCGGTCCAGGTCGGGGCCCGTCAGGGGGCGGCCTTGCACGATATAAAATTGGCACCCGCTCGATTCCTTTTGGGGGTTGTTGTCGCGGGCCGCTCCCAAGGCTCCCTTCTGATGAAACAGCTCGGGTCTGATTTCCGCCGGGATTTTATAACCCACACTCCCGTTACCCAGGGGTTCTTTGGGCTTGGCATTGCGCGAATCAGGATCTCCGCCCTGGATCATAAAAGCGTCGATGACGCGATGAAACAGCAGACCGTCGTAGAATTTTTCCTGCGCCAGCTTAATAAAGTTGGCTTTGTGCAGGGGTGTCTCATCGAATAGAACGAGTCGCATGGGACCTGCCTCGGTCGTAATCGTCACGAGGTAGTCTTTTTTCTTTTTTTTCTGCGCTTGTACCGACGTAGCCAGTGTGATTACCAGCATAATCAGCAACGCCAAAACACAATGTTTCTTCATAGCAAAGTTCCGCTTCAAACAATTGGTCAACTTTCGAGATCAAATTTTCCTACCTGGACCCCGGCTTTCAAGCTTACCGAGTCAAATGCCGCACACCTACCTCTTTCACTTACTGGCCAGCATGGCCTTGTCCGTAGGTTCAAATACCAGTTTCAGACCGTAATCTTTTCCTTCCGACACTTCCTCCATGCTGGTCTTGACGGGATTCTTCTGCCAGACAATCCGGCGCGGTTTGGCTTCCAGGGGGGTACCATATTTCTCAGTAAAGCGCTTTTCAGCCGAACTCCATAGTTGCCGGGTAGCAGTTTCGCTGTTAAGATAAATATCGACGGTGATTTTATTGATGGTCCGCCCCGTGGGTGTAAAGTAGTACAGCACGTCGATGGTCTCCAGTTGGTCGGTTTCGAAGGTAAAACCTACGTGCCGCAACGAATCTTCGAACATTTCAAAGGATTCGGTTGCCTTCACTTTACTGACCGGATCGCCAAAGGCAATGCCCCGGATAACACCTTCGTCTGAGGTACCTACGATGGTATTGAAGAGTTCGGACTGATTGCTGTTGATAGCGCTGGAAGCAGGATCGTGTATTACCGCCGAATCGGTAGGAGCCGTCGCTTCTTCATCGGTAGTTGTTTTGGTGCGGCAACCTGTCGTAATTGCGCCCAGCAGGCATACCCACAGCAGATAGCGCAGGGAGGTAGAATACTTCATAAGGATGTGAAAAGGTGGTGATTCGCGCAAAATTAACCATTCTGGCTTGAAAAGGAATACGAGCGGCTTATAAAGAGCGACCTACCTGGAAAAAGAACCGATCCTGGCCTAATCCGTTGATGGTGTAGTTGAAGCGAATGATCAGGTTGTAAAACGTAACCACATCCAGCCCTACCCCGGCCCCGGCGATCAGCTTGTTGCCCAGGCGCGTGTTGCTGAGTTCGGGATAGTAGTTGCGCACATAGCCCAGATCGGCAAATGAATTGAGGTAGGCCGTCATGGGGATGGTATTCAACTGACGGACGGGAATCCAGGGAAATGTCTTCTGAAAACTGAACAACTTGTATTTTAGCTCATTGCTCGAAAGAAAATAATGCTGTCCGTCAATTACGTACAGTTCATAGCCCCGCACCAGATCGCGCCTGAATCCTAGGCCCAGGGTTTGCGCATAGGGTTGTCGGGTCGGCATGGATAGCCGGGCCGTCAGTCCGGTGTTGAAAAACCACTTCTTGCCAAGCGGCAGGTAGCGGTTGTACCACCCGTAAAGGTACCCCTGATTCAGGTCGTCGAAAGGTAACAGGCCTAGCTTGCTCACCTGCCCACCATATCGGTAACCCCGCAGGGGGTACTGGACATTGTCGCGGCGGTCGTAGCTGTAGCTGTACGTAAATTGAAAGAAGTTCTGGGTTTTACGTCCATCGAGCAGGTAATTAGGATTCAGCCGGGTTAGGGTATCGGAAAGCTGCATGGAAACCCAGCGCATATCCAACAGGTGATTGTCGTAAAACTTGTTACGGCGGCGCAGGGTAGTATAAATAATCAGTCTTTCCCGATTCAGATTTTCACTGTTAAAATAATCCAGTTTGTCTTTCCAGGTCCGGTAAGGCAGCGTTTTGTTGGTTGTGTAGGAAATTCCCGATGTTATGCCGGTTTTCATCTGCCGATCGATGTAAGGTACCGAATACAGAATATCGTACCGGGGCACAAAACCAAACACCGCCGAGAGCGTCAGGCGGTCGGCCCGTCCCGTGAGATTCAGGTAGCTCATGAACAGGCCATACGTAGTACGGCGGAAGTCGTGGTTGCGTTCGTACCACCACTCATTAAAATTGCGGTCGGCCAATTCAAAAACCGGGAGAATCACAAAGTACAGCCTTTCTTTGACCAAAATGCGCACATCGACCTGCGTAGAATCCTGCGGGTCCACAAAATGCTGCATATCTACGGTAATAAAGAGGTTGGTGTTGACGATTTTGCGGCGGTCGATCTCCAAGCGTCGTTCCAGATCATGTTCGGGTAGAGTATCACCTACCTTTATGGCCATCTCGCGCAGGATGATCGGCGTGAGCGTACGGTAATTGCCTTCAATGCTTATGTTGCCAATCGTCACCGTATCACTGGCCGCAACCGTGTCTTTGTAGAGAGTATCGTTCTTCTGTATATGCGTGCTATCCGCTGCAAATGGCTCAGATACCTGGGCGTACCCACTGCCTGCCACCATCAGCCATTGGGCTAAAAGCACAATAATAATCCGATAATGATGAAGCATTTAGTCTATTGTAGCCTTAATTATCCCTCTACAACGTAAAAAAGCTGTAAAGTTGTCGGTGAAAAACCAATATTACCAGTCACAATCCGCGAAGGTATTTCAATTTCTCCCGAAATTCTACCGTCAATGTACGGGTAGCGGAGCAAACTGGTTTTACAGAAGCAGGGCGTGAATCTGACTTTACTGAAAAATAAGCGTGCCGAAGCGTTCGGGTCGATGAAAACGGGGTGATTTGCCACTCAGGGTAGGGCTCCAGCACCCGAAAGATGCATTGCCTGGGTTGCAGGTCCACCGGGGGTCGTTCTGGGCGGTAAGGAGAATGATCCGATAAAAATTGATTCGGTACAGCGTGGGTAGGGTACCCTCCGGCTGCCCGCTGTTGATCAGCGCCAGGGGTATCCGCAGTTCACCCCGCCACGAATTGGCCGTAGTGCCAGTGATGTGGTGCGTGATGCCCGCCTCTTCGTAGGGTACCATGGTGAGCGTGTTGGCGTCGCCCTCACCGGTGGGATTGTCGATCCAGCCCACAAACAGCGCATTACGGGGATTCAATTCCAGCTCCAGGTAGCGAGAAGGAGTACCTGCACCCGCGGAAATGAACACTTCGAACACTTCCTGCTCCCACAAACTGGCATTATGCTCGGTGTGAGTAGTTTGTTGCCAGTAGGGGTCTTCTCGGCATTCAAACGCCACAGTCAGGCTGTCGTCACTCCGCTTCACCCGCACGATCGTTTCCTGCGGCAGGATCGTACCGTCGGTAGCCTGGCGGAAATGGGTTTGGGGCAGTGTGTACCACACATTTTCAGAAAGCCTTATTTCAAACGAGTCGGAATTCATGAGTAAAAAGTAAAACGGAAGTAGGTGCCAGATCCACATAAAAGGCCGATTGTACCAGAGAATGCTTAACGGTCTTTTTAAAATTCAAAAGTAAAGAATATAACGGGCAAAATGCGAAATTGCGTCCGCCCGCAGACCGGAGATACCCCTTTGGACTGCGCTTCCGATTAGTTCTGATAAAATATGGGTTATTCAAAAAAATACGCCTTGGTCGCAGCCGGAGAGTTTTTAGCCGACCTGATTGGGGAAGACTTTGCCTCCGACCTACTCACTACGGGTACGTTCAGACGCGTGCAGGGAGGAAGCCCGGCCAACTTGGCGGCTAACCTGGCCCGGCTGGGGCACAAGTCGGCACTGGTTGCCTGTGTGGGCGCCGATTCTCTGGGAAAGTACCTCCTACAGGCGATATATCCCACGGGTGTAAATACCGAATACGTGGCGATCGACCCCGGCCAACCGACCAGTCTGGTACTAGTATCGCGTACTCAGGGTACCCCCGATTTCATCGCGTACCGCGCCGCTGACTACCAATTGCAACCCGACCATTTCCCTAATTCCCTGCTAAATGAATCGGCGATTTTTCACACTACCTGTTTTGGCCTGAGCCGCGAGCCCGCCCGATCGAGCCTCTTGGACGCCGCCCGCCGGGCCCGGCAGTCGGGAGCTCTGCTCAGTCTGGATGCCAACTACGCCCCCTCCATCTGGCCCGACCGCCATGAGGCTCTTGAAGTTATCGGGAAGTACATACAGGACGCGCTGGTTAAACTGAGCGACGATGATGCCGAGCGGATTTTTGGCTCCGCCGTAACGCCCGAGCAGGTATTGGACTTTTTACACGGAAAAGGAGCCCGCTTGGTATGCTATACCCTGGGAGCCAGAGGTAGCCTGATTTCATGGGAGGGCGGCCGACATAAGGTACACGTAGCCGTTGAGCCCGTTGAAGTCCTAGACGCCACAGGAGCGGGCGATGCCTATTGGGCCGGATTTCTCTCGGCTTACCTCGACGGGTACCCGCCCGCACAATGTACCCGTGCGGGTGGTCGGATAGCTGCCATCAAAATCAGTTCGGTGGCTCCACTCCCTAACCAAATAAACCGCAACCTGCTGTACGAATAACTGAAAAAGGGAGCGCTTAGGCTCCCTTTTCAACATCATTATCCACCAACACTGGTGTGTGTACAGTACGGACTCCGATGTTATTCCAATTTGGCCAACTTGTCCAGATCCAGGTCGTCCAGTGTATCTTTGATTTGATCCATCGTCACATTGCGGCCTTTCACGTTTACGACGAAACGGTCGGCCACAATTACATTTATTTCACCGTCCTTCCCGTCATTATCGTATTTCTCGTAGGCTTTCATGCCGTTGATGCGGGTGGTTTTTTCGTAGCCACTGGCGGTTTCCTTATCCACCTCGGCCATGGCCCAGGCCGCCATGCCCATCATGGCCATGCCGCCCACACCACCGGTATCCACGATGTCTACTTCAATTCTGGAATCGTCTTTTTCATATTTGCCCTGTGCCTGGGAAATACTGAATCCCATAGCCCCATTCTTTTCGCCAGTGGCTTCGGTACGGTCTAGCCCGGCAGCCTCGGAGGGTAGCAATTCTTTCAGGCTCCGAAAGTCCACCGGATCAACGGGACCTTTTTCCTGCATCTCCTTAGCTTTGTCGGCCATCTGTTGAATAGCCTCCATAGCGTTTTTGGGTTCTTCCTTTTCCTGCTCTTCTTCCTTTCCACCACAACCCCACAAGGCCAGAACCAGTAAGCCACCCACTAATAAATTCCTTTTCATACTATTCAGAAGGGTTTGTTTTAGGATTCAAAGGCAATTTAAAGCTTTATTTACTAAAACGACATCCAACTTCCTCAATTCTAGTGAACGGTAGTGCTCCCCGGTCGGTTGGCGGTTTTGGGTGAGTAGCTTACACCGGGGTCGAGTGCGGCTTTGGAAGCTGCTCGGGACGGCGCGAACGAACCACAAGGTAAATTCCCAACAACACGGCGGGTATGCTCAGAAACTGGCCCATGTTTAGGGGAAGGTTATCCTCAAAGGAAACCTGGTTCTCTTTCACAAATTCATACAGGAACCGCAAGGTGAATATCCAGATCAACGCAATGCCCAGCAGCATCCCACGCGGTGTGGCTGCCTTGTGTTTATTCCATAATGCAAAAAGTATAAAGCACAGAATCAGGCAGGTAATCGACTCGTACAACTGGGCCGGATGGCGCGGATACTGGCTGTACTCCATGTTTTGCATGAAAATGAACGCCCAGGGTTTGTCAGTGATGGTACCTACAATTTCGGAGTTCATGAGATTACCAAAACGGATAAAGGCCCCCCCCAGCGCCACTACGATTACCATGCGGTCGGTGAGCCACAGGAACGTTTGGCCGGTGGACTGGCGTTTACGGGTATACAGCCAAAGTCCGAACAGGATTCCTATCAATGCCCCATGACTGGCCAGACCGGCGTAGGGGGCAGAATGATTTCCAGTGGATTGGTGAGGAACACCTGAGGCTCATAAAAGAGAAAATGGCCCAGACGAGCCCCCAGCACCGTGGAAGCCACCATGACCAGCGTAAGCGTGTCGATGTCTTCGAGGGGTTTGTGCTCTTTCTTGAAAATGTAGGTCATGATTTGCTGTCCGAACAGGAATCCGGCCGCGAACAGCAGTCCGTACCAGCGGATAGTAAAGGGGCCGAAGCCCAGAAATTCAGGAATCGTAAAAAGGTCGGGACTGACGTTCCAGGTAATGTAGGTAAGCATGAGTGGCATATCTGATAAAGTTGGCAAAGTTAAGATTTTCAACCATACGTAGGTAGAGGCTATACAGTATGAATTATAAGGCCCTATGAAAAAGCTACTTATCATCCTGGTTAAAGCCTATCAGGGCATTATTTCACCCTACCTACCCAATGCTTGCCGGTATACCCCTACCTGCTCACAGTATATGATCGAGGCAGTGAACAAACATGGAACAATCCGGGGGGGTGGATGGGCCTCAAACGCTTCGCCCGCTGCCATCCCTGGGGCGGTAGCGGCATAGACCCGGTACCTTGAATTCATTTAGGAATGGTTGATGGAGTGATTGATATTATTCATTCATTAAGCCATTTTAGGGAACTGGTACATCATCACGCCATATAAGTGAGTTTTTGAGAAGTAAGGCGTCCTCGATTTTTCACAGTATTCCTACATTCACTCAATAACGCCTTCAAAATTACCCTCCTATCGCTACTTTCCTCAAAATAGAATCAATGATAGTGCTCGTGCGTACACCATCGGCTTCGGCTTCATAGTTGAGCAGAATGCGGTGGTTCATGATGTCGGGAGCCAGCTCCTTGATGTCTTCGGGCAGTACGTAGTCGCGGCCTTCAAGGTAGGCCAGTGCTTTGGCAGCTAAGTTGAGATAGATGGTGGCACGGGGCGAAACACCAAACTGAATGTAGCGGGCTTCGTCGCGCAGGCTATAGTCCAGGGGACGGCGGGTGGCAAACACAAGTTCGATGATATAGCGTTCCAGTGTATCCGAAATATTGACCTTATTGACCTCATTGCGGATCGCGAAAATATCGTCCTTAGTCATGACCGGGTTTACCCGATAGTCGAAGTTGAGATCAGCCATGCGGCGCATAACCTCCAATTCTTCGGGTTTGGACAGATAATCCACGTAAACTTTCATCATAAAGCGGTCGAGCTGGGCTTCTGGCAAGGGGTAGGTACCCTCTTGCTCCACCGGATTCTGGGTAGCCAGCACCAGGAAAGGGCGGTCGAGCGGGTAGGTATCGTTCCCAATCGTGACCTGCTTTTCCTGCATGGCTTCCAGCAGGGCCGACTGCACCTTGGCGGGTGAGCGGTTCACCTCGTCGGCCAGCACGATATTGGCGAATATAGGCCCCTTCTTTACTTCGTAGTCGCCGATTTTGGGTTTATAGATCATGGTCCCGATCAGGTCGGCGGGCAGCAGGTCGGGGGTGAACTGGATCCGTTGAAAGTTCAGATCAAGTACCCTGGACAGGATGTTGATGGTCAGGGTTTTGGCCAAACCGGGAACGCCTTCGAGTAGCACGTGGCCTCCCGTAAACAGACTGATGAGCAAACGGTTGAGGAGTTTTTCCTGCCCCACAACCACTTTGCCCATTTCATCGAGCAGTTCTTTTATTTTGGGTAGATACATTGATCCAATGAGTGAATGATTAAATGATCGTCTGCGCGAATGGCGGTAAGTTATGTCAATTACTCATTCCTACCTTTTACCACCGCCAGGTACCCCGCCGACATTATTCCCCCACGGCCCGTACAAAACGATTTTTGCCGTGGATGTCGCGCAATATTTCTACGTTCTTGTAGCCTCTTTCTTCAAAGACGCGCTGCGTTTCCGGCCCGAAGTGCTCGTTGATTTCCACGTAGCAGCGCCCGCCCGCCTTGAGGTGGTGTCGGCCAAAATCAGCAATGGCCTTGTAGAAAAGCAGAGGATCGCTGTCTTCTACAAACAGGGCTTCGTGCGGTTCGAAACGCAGTACGTTGGGGCGCATGTGATCGGCCTCCGAGTACGTCACGTAGGGTGGATTGCTCACCAGGCAGTCAAATTGCTGCGGTGCATCGGGTAGGGGAAAGCTGACATTCAGCATGTCCTGCTTATCGAAGTGCACATCGGCCATGAGCTGACGGGCATTTTCGCGCGCCACCGAAAGTGCCTCATCGCTCACGTCCCAGGCATGAACAGTAGCGTGGGGAAGGAAGCGGGCCAGCACAATAGCAATACAGCCGCTGCCGGTACCGATGTCCAGGATCGAAGGTTTGTCTTCAGGTTCGGCGTAGTCGCGCGTGACCAACTGTACCAACTCTTCGGTTTCGGGGCGCGGAATCAGCACTG is from Salmonirosea aquatica and encodes:
- the prmC gene encoding peptide chain release factor N(5)-glutamine methyltransferase translates to MASARQLYQQLTRRITVYPPKETQAIAFMLLEHYLRLRNVDVLVDRPISDAQVQPDWDEIVNRLNHNEPIQHIIGSTEFCGLTFQVSASVLIPRPETEELVQLVTRDYAEPEDKPSILDIGTGSGCIAIVLARFLPHATVHAWDVSDEALSVARENARQLMADVHFDKQDMLNVSFPLPDAPQQFDCLVSNPPYVTYSEADHMRPNVLRFEPHEALFVEDSDPLLFYKAIADFGRHHLKAGGRCYVEINEHFGPETQRVFEERGYKNVEILRDIHGKNRFVRAVGE